The following are encoded together in the Deinococcus soli (ex Cha et al. 2016) genome:
- a CDS encoding DUF11 domain-containing protein translates to MRNPPLPSAALKLLARLTLALPPALLGAAHAAGTPAGTVIQNTATLEFTPPGEPPVRVPTPPVTTTVQAVCSVSALPNGTVAQPGQSAALLPGESTTFRYVVTNTGNAANTVTLGVRPDVASQFTPGDLSVHRDANGNGQIDPDEGALTSLTLGADAGATLLVRATTQASDRGAAYPNLLVRCGSNVRGLDGETDEDNVARLTVSDPPALTLEKTFTPATLRPGDETTVTLTARNAGNGPSRAVTVTDVLNTPELRDFVFVSGSARLSGSAAPAATAEYSADGQAWQAAETSPVAGIRARVDSLAPGATLTLTFRLRSPEVTGTRRNVAQLRSGDISVDAPADVTLRYQPLIALGPLGNPQALPGGELSSDDLQRRANALLNTEVCFPHTAQNLGDRTDILTVSGRVETGEGTLRFTERDGTPIAEPFRTDLAPQGTKDFNACYVPTRANVSSATEAFRAVLTATSSRGAADNLTVDVLTTVAPLTLNPVKSGDVSGLVEPGQLLTYHLRLTNTQSFPLTDVVVRDSLRNLLVFDASGTLIRTDLLDFVSADQGGTLEGETVVWRLARLDPGQSFDLTLQVRVPQGTPDGARAVNVFTVSSGELPDPVPSNPVVNGVFRSGNLTLVKTSSPAVVAYGQTITYTFTVTNRSATGVLEALKVQDTLPAGLTYVEGSSLLNGTEITPVVTGRTYVWEIPGLAPGASAVITFDAVVTPDAGTQIRNSAIATAVSNNGETQTPPSSAVNTIDPLIFGRNTADLVGYVFQDVNRNGIYDRAVDVPVLNARVILAGGRAALTDAQGRYHFRNLMEGEAALRLDPNSVAHAPLSVPQDAGRPGSRLIYVRNLTSADFPLAPDAGDIAVVRDTTLRVTSTLPLQTPQTLTVRKQVFEQEPGVYLVQLTLGASAELSGVELNDPLPQGAELLDGQNALTFTTLPGGERILTYRFRWAGDLKGAVTDPAARWRY, encoded by the coding sequence GTGCGAAACCCCCCACTTCCCTCCGCAGCACTGAAGCTGCTGGCTCGCCTGACCCTGGCGCTGCCCCCGGCGCTGCTCGGCGCGGCCCACGCCGCCGGTACCCCCGCCGGCACCGTCATCCAGAACACGGCGACCCTGGAATTCACGCCGCCCGGCGAGCCGCCCGTGCGCGTGCCCACCCCGCCCGTCACGACGACCGTGCAGGCGGTCTGCTCGGTCAGCGCCCTGCCCAACGGCACGGTCGCGCAGCCCGGGCAGAGCGCGGCGCTGCTGCCCGGCGAGAGCACCACCTTCCGGTACGTGGTCACGAACACCGGCAACGCTGCGAACACCGTGACGCTCGGCGTGCGGCCCGACGTGGCGTCGCAGTTCACGCCCGGCGACCTGAGCGTGCACCGCGACGCGAACGGCAACGGCCAGATCGACCCGGACGAGGGGGCCCTGACCAGCCTGACCCTGGGCGCCGACGCGGGCGCCACGCTGCTCGTGCGCGCGACCACGCAGGCCAGCGACCGCGGCGCGGCCTACCCCAACCTGCTCGTCCGCTGCGGCAGCAACGTGCGCGGCCTGGACGGCGAGACCGACGAGGACAACGTCGCGCGCCTGACCGTCAGCGACCCGCCCGCCCTGACGCTGGAGAAGACCTTCACGCCCGCCACGCTGCGCCCCGGCGACGAGACGACCGTCACCCTGACCGCCCGCAACGCGGGCAACGGCCCGTCGCGCGCCGTGACCGTCACGGACGTCCTGAACACGCCCGAACTGCGGGACTTCGTGTTCGTGAGTGGCAGCGCCCGCCTGAGCGGCAGCGCCGCCCCGGCCGCCACGGCCGAGTACAGCGCCGACGGGCAGGCGTGGCAGGCCGCCGAGACCAGCCCCGTCGCGGGCATCCGCGCCCGCGTGGACAGCCTCGCGCCCGGCGCGACCCTGACCCTGACCTTCCGCCTGCGCAGCCCCGAGGTGACCGGCACGCGCCGCAACGTCGCGCAGCTGCGCAGCGGGGACATCAGCGTGGACGCCCCCGCCGACGTCACCCTGCGCTACCAGCCGCTGATCGCGCTGGGCCCGCTCGGCAACCCCCAGGCACTGCCCGGCGGGGAACTCAGCAGCGACGACCTCCAGCGCAGGGCCAACGCGCTGCTGAACACCGAGGTCTGCTTCCCGCACACCGCGCAGAACCTCGGCGACCGCACCGACATCCTCACGGTCAGCGGCCGCGTCGAGACCGGCGAGGGCACCCTCCGCTTCACGGAGCGTGACGGGACGCCCATCGCCGAACCCTTCCGCACGGACCTCGCGCCGCAGGGCACGAAGGACTTCAACGCCTGCTACGTGCCCACCCGGGCCAACGTCAGCTCCGCCACCGAGGCCTTCCGCGCCGTCCTGACCGCCACGAGCAGCCGCGGCGCCGCCGACAACCTGACCGTGGACGTCCTGACCACCGTCGCGCCCCTGACCCTGAACCCCGTCAAGAGCGGCGACGTCAGCGGACTGGTGGAACCGGGGCAGCTGCTCACGTACCACCTGCGACTCACGAACACCCAGAGCTTCCCCCTGACCGACGTCGTCGTGCGCGACTCGCTGCGCAACCTGCTGGTGTTCGACGCCAGCGGCACCCTGATCCGCACCGACCTGCTGGACTTCGTCAGCGCCGACCAGGGCGGCACCCTGGAGGGCGAGACGGTCGTGTGGCGCCTGGCCCGCCTGGACCCCGGGCAGAGCTTCGACCTGACCCTGCAGGTCCGCGTGCCGCAGGGCACCCCGGACGGCGCGCGCGCCGTGAACGTCTTCACGGTGAGCAGCGGCGAACTGCCCGACCCCGTCCCCAGCAACCCGGTCGTGAACGGCGTGTTCCGCAGCGGCAACCTGACCCTGGTCAAGACCAGCAGCCCCGCCGTGGTCGCCTACGGGCAGACCATCACGTACACCTTCACCGTCACGAACCGCAGCGCGACCGGCGTCCTGGAGGCCCTCAAGGTGCAGGACACCCTGCCCGCCGGCCTGACCTACGTGGAGGGCAGCAGCCTCCTGAACGGCACCGAGATCACCCCGGTCGTCACGGGCCGCACGTACGTCTGGGAGATCCCCGGCCTGGCGCCCGGCGCGAGCGCCGTGATCACCTTCGACGCGGTCGTCACGCCCGACGCCGGGACGCAGATCCGCAACAGCGCCATCGCCACCGCCGTGAGCAACAACGGCGAGACGCAGACGCCGCCCAGCAGCGCCGTGAACACCATCGACCCGCTGATCTTCGGGCGCAACACCGCCGATCTGGTCGGGTACGTGTTCCAGGACGTGAACCGCAACGGCATCTACGACCGCGCCGTGGACGTCCCGGTCCTGAACGCCCGCGTGATCCTCGCCGGTGGCCGCGCCGCGCTGACCGACGCGCAGGGCCGCTACCACTTCCGGAACCTCATGGAGGGCGAGGCGGCGCTGCGACTCGACCCGAACAGCGTCGCGCACGCGCCCCTGAGCGTCCCGCAGGACGCCGGACGGCCCGGCAGCCGCCTGATCTACGTGCGGAACCTGACCAGCGCCGACTTCCCGCTGGCGCCCGACGCCGGCGACATCGCCGTGGTGCGCGACACCACCCTGCGCGTGACGAGCACCCTGCCGCTCCAGACGCCGCAGACCCTGACTGTCCGCAAGCAGGTGTTCGAGCAGGAGCCCGGCGTGTACCTCGTGCAGCTGACCCTGGGCGCCAGCGCCGAGCTGAGCGGCGTGGAACTGAATGACCCTCTGCCCCAGGGCGCCGAACTGCTGGACGGACAGAACGCCCTGACCTTCACCACCCTCCCCGGCGGCGAGCGGATCCTGACCTACCGCTTCCGCTGGGCCGGGGATCTCAAGGGCGCCGTGACCGACCCGGCCGCCCGCTGGAGGTACTGA
- a CDS encoding DUF11 domain-containing protein, which produces MKRAITTLTAALLGTAAAQDIATSLPLTSVGDRLMWTVGDQDLRLVVGLSSRVQLDVYGAQFDPADYRTPDQYGDENYDPAPKLPVGSTFTLLGADGQVVRQQEFGQGAQDWQTFLNSDLQAGTYTLRVRTQGNGKNTFALRLTSVSAAVEADHLNVTVRSNDWVPALNVYNPGGPMSIRMYDGDGPGELQGELRDAQGNAYPVKVSGQLQWDEINVPEDQGNYTLYLRQPPRTFQWSNSVGFELSTGPIKIVTADTTGKLDIRAELVLPDETLPTQANVTVGEQTYAVNGQAGPFTLPAREYPVQAEPVKGAEVSVNAPAATVTKGQTARVAVQVKPSLNLSFTADKPEVCVGDVVTFTARATTDFERQTLPASLRVALPAGFEAQGETSVTARVDAAHPGVLTFEARAVAATQGEARATLAPWNQTRTLGVQVLPSATQIELRRAPLAATLPGETVTVTLTLRNTSAAPAPFELTDQPGETLEALDPTSFSGELQPGEEKTLSYRARVKGTGGEQGQLSATLTSNCATQQVVGGTIGVTTPPPPAPTPVVTQTRESTVRIPYDVPTTRNATQVIVAHQPPAGASYVPGSSQLSGRPLADPQVGASGKLYWTTPGAPRGVLTYRVTHEGSLPALQSPTLVGRYAGGQVSVLVGEGNLDDLSALQPVAVAQTRENGGALKLPLDGAVYRDRDRVTVVVESPEGSEELPRINGVPVDPASLGRRAVDAERGTQRQEFYGVALRSGENTLTFAGQTVRVNLAGTPVSAEFSGQQLIADGVTPIRVGIRLTDAAGIGTASGNVTVQATLEPTQPDAQPRVVSYQVKLTDGEGVLELEPLAAPAHFDVRVRLGDRVISKGFEALPSRTRVGIGMLSVGGILGSSGVAAGEARAQGYLETPIGDGKLYIAASGALTADRTASGPTTVRQDRDQGLPTTANPLQRYPTHGDSSTETVPLQGIDPVAARYEHPAFSVSYRQAPLPIDVFTVGVTPTALSGFTRGAPAQLSGFVAALPGDLKRVTLDANGLRALPLPDQDLAADSETVTLLLTDPVTGAQDRRPLARLSDYTLDPAAGVLYLQRPLNLLDDQGRTVRVELSYRLNDPLGARTLAWGVQGKYRVTDTLSVAAAAVSLDGVTSVGARARYDDGTRRADLLAAYAAQGTLVDGSASVQGDRFALSGSLHYQTPGYAGLNASTPGLGAAADASYRLTDRFALNARATYAATPAAGSTPATSGGTADLRGLYTFSPFTLGAGIRAGFGDQQGVAAIVSAAYARSGLGVQVDHVQAISGTLDTTTTVKASVPVAENVTLTARDDITWGEGQRASLGLTTRLGGTNLSVNYDLPGADGWGNRARIGVDTTLPVSDRAAVDLRGSLILDTDGDPRNDSSWNAGVGVRYKADTLSATLAADAARTDAGFSVALKGGATYSVSDQLTVSAEGHQIFGVGAGANHAVSGALRAGPWQGLSYLRYKDGALAGGTPELIGEANVEYHVPRYALRAGLAGRALLAQPGSATYQGSLSGTYYVTDRLGLGLAARGLVQPATGSTLLSAGVEASYRALPGTWLTLGYNPVGFQGIGTNVYTRQGAYLRLDLMLDDGQSPAPAPDTTGGR; this is translated from the coding sequence GTGAAACGCGCCATCACCACCCTGACCGCGGCCCTGCTGGGAACGGCCGCCGCGCAGGACATCGCCACCTCGCTCCCCCTGACCTCGGTCGGTGACCGGCTCATGTGGACGGTCGGGGATCAGGATCTGCGTCTGGTCGTGGGCCTCAGTTCGCGCGTGCAGCTCGACGTGTACGGCGCGCAGTTCGACCCGGCCGACTACCGCACCCCGGACCAGTACGGCGACGAGAACTACGACCCCGCCCCCAAACTCCCGGTCGGCAGCACCTTCACGCTGCTCGGCGCGGACGGGCAGGTCGTCCGGCAGCAGGAATTCGGGCAGGGCGCGCAGGACTGGCAGACCTTCCTGAACAGCGACCTGCAGGCCGGCACGTACACCCTGCGCGTGCGCACCCAGGGCAACGGCAAGAACACCTTCGCGCTGCGCCTGACGTCCGTCAGTGCCGCCGTCGAGGCCGACCACCTGAACGTCACGGTGCGCAGCAACGACTGGGTGCCCGCCCTGAACGTCTACAACCCCGGCGGGCCCATGAGCATCCGCATGTACGACGGGGACGGCCCCGGCGAACTGCAGGGCGAGCTGCGCGACGCGCAGGGCAACGCCTACCCCGTCAAGGTCAGCGGGCAGCTCCAGTGGGACGAGATCAACGTGCCCGAGGACCAGGGCAACTACACCCTGTACCTGCGTCAGCCGCCCAGGACCTTCCAGTGGTCGAACTCGGTCGGCTTCGAACTGAGCACCGGCCCGATCAAGATCGTCACGGCCGACACCACCGGCAAGCTGGATATCCGGGCCGAACTGGTCCTCCCGGACGAGACGCTGCCCACCCAGGCGAACGTCACGGTGGGTGAACAGACCTACGCGGTCAATGGGCAGGCCGGGCCCTTCACGCTGCCCGCCCGCGAGTACCCCGTGCAGGCCGAGCCGGTCAAGGGAGCCGAGGTCAGCGTCAACGCGCCCGCCGCGACCGTCACGAAGGGCCAGACCGCGCGCGTGGCCGTGCAGGTCAAACCCAGCCTGAACCTCAGCTTCACCGCCGACAAACCCGAGGTCTGCGTGGGCGACGTGGTGACCTTCACCGCGCGCGCCACCACCGACTTCGAGCGGCAGACCCTGCCCGCCAGCCTGCGCGTGGCGCTGCCCGCCGGGTTCGAGGCGCAGGGCGAGACGAGCGTCACCGCCCGCGTGGACGCCGCCCACCCCGGCGTGCTGACCTTCGAGGCCCGCGCCGTGGCCGCCACGCAGGGCGAGGCCCGCGCCACCCTGGCCCCCTGGAACCAGACCCGGACGCTGGGCGTGCAGGTGCTGCCCAGCGCCACCCAGATCGAACTGCGCCGCGCGCCGCTGGCCGCGACCCTCCCCGGCGAGACCGTCACCGTGACCCTCACGCTGCGCAACACCAGCGCCGCGCCCGCCCCCTTTGAGCTGACCGACCAGCCCGGCGAGACCCTGGAAGCCCTGGACCCCACCAGCTTCAGCGGCGAACTCCAGCCCGGCGAGGAGAAGACCCTCAGCTACCGCGCCCGCGTCAAGGGGACGGGCGGCGAGCAGGGCCAGCTCAGCGCCACCCTGACGAGCAACTGCGCCACGCAGCAGGTCGTGGGCGGCACCATCGGCGTCACCACGCCCCCGCCCCCCGCGCCCACCCCGGTCGTCACGCAGACCCGCGAGAGCACGGTCCGCATTCCCTACGACGTGCCCACCACGCGGAACGCCACGCAGGTCATCGTGGCGCACCAGCCGCCCGCCGGGGCCAGCTACGTGCCCGGCAGCAGCCAGCTGAGCGGCCGCCCCCTGGCCGACCCGCAGGTGGGCGCCAGTGGCAAGCTGTACTGGACGACGCCCGGCGCACCCCGGGGCGTCCTGACCTACCGCGTCACGCACGAGGGCAGCCTGCCCGCCCTGCAGAGCCCCACCCTGGTCGGCCGGTACGCCGGGGGCCAGGTCAGCGTCCTGGTCGGCGAGGGTAACCTGGACGACCTGAGCGCCCTGCAACCGGTGGCCGTCGCGCAGACCCGGGAGAACGGCGGCGCGCTGAAGCTCCCGCTGGACGGCGCGGTGTACCGCGACCGCGACCGCGTGACCGTCGTGGTGGAAAGCCCCGAGGGCAGCGAGGAACTGCCCCGCATCAACGGCGTGCCGGTCGATCCGGCCAGCCTGGGCCGCAGGGCGGTGGACGCCGAGCGCGGCACGCAGCGCCAGGAGTTCTACGGCGTCGCGCTGCGCAGCGGCGAGAACACCCTGACCTTCGCCGGGCAGACCGTCCGCGTGAACCTGGCGGGCACGCCCGTCAGCGCCGAATTCAGCGGCCAGCAGCTCATCGCCGACGGCGTCACGCCCATCCGCGTCGGCATCCGACTGACCGACGCCGCCGGGATCGGCACCGCCAGCGGCAACGTCACCGTGCAGGCCACCCTGGAACCCACCCAGCCCGACGCGCAGCCCCGCGTGGTCAGCTACCAGGTGAAACTGACCGACGGCGAGGGCGTCCTGGAACTCGAACCGCTCGCCGCGCCCGCCCACTTCGACGTCCGCGTGCGCCTGGGCGACCGCGTGATCAGCAAGGGCTTCGAGGCGCTGCCCAGCCGCACCCGCGTCGGCATCGGCATGCTCAGCGTCGGCGGCATCCTGGGAAGCAGCGGCGTCGCCGCCGGGGAAGCCCGCGCGCAGGGCTACCTGGAAACGCCCATCGGGGACGGCAAACTGTACATCGCGGCCAGCGGCGCCCTCACCGCTGACCGCACCGCCAGCGGCCCCACCACCGTCCGGCAGGACCGCGACCAGGGCCTGCCCACCACCGCCAACCCCCTCCAGCGCTACCCCACCCACGGCGACAGCAGCACCGAGACCGTGCCCCTGCAGGGCATCGACCCGGTCGCGGCGCGCTACGAGCACCCGGCCTTCTCGGTCAGCTACCGGCAGGCGCCGCTGCCCATCGACGTGTTCACCGTCGGCGTCACGCCCACCGCCCTGAGCGGCTTCACGCGCGGCGCCCCCGCCCAGCTGTCCGGCTTCGTGGCCGCGCTGCCCGGCGACCTGAAACGCGTCACGCTGGACGCCAACGGCCTGCGCGCCCTGCCGCTGCCCGACCAGGACCTCGCGGCCGACAGCGAGACCGTCACGCTGCTCCTCACCGACCCCGTGACCGGCGCGCAGGACCGCCGCCCGCTGGCCCGACTGAGCGACTACACCCTGGACCCCGCCGCCGGCGTCCTGTACCTCCAGCGGCCCCTGAATCTCCTGGACGACCAGGGCCGCACCGTGCGCGTCGAGCTCAGCTACCGCCTGAACGACCCGCTCGGCGCGCGCACCCTCGCCTGGGGCGTGCAGGGCAAGTACCGCGTGACCGACACCCTGAGTGTCGCGGCGGCCGCCGTCAGCCTGGACGGCGTGACCAGCGTCGGCGCACGCGCCCGCTACGACGACGGGACGCGCCGCGCCGACCTGCTCGCCGCGTACGCCGCGCAGGGGACCCTGGTGGACGGCAGCGCCAGCGTGCAGGGCGACCGCTTCGCCCTGAGCGGCAGCCTGCACTACCAGACCCCCGGCTACGCGGGCCTGAACGCCAGCACGCCTGGCCTGGGTGCCGCCGCGGACGCCAGCTACCGCCTGACCGACCGTTTCGCGCTGAACGCCCGCGCCACCTACGCCGCCACGCCCGCCGCCGGCAGTACCCCCGCCACCAGCGGCGGTACTGCCGACCTGCGCGGCCTGTACACCTTCTCGCCGTTCACGCTGGGCGCCGGGATCCGCGCGGGCTTCGGGGACCAGCAGGGCGTGGCCGCCATCGTCAGCGCCGCCTACGCCCGCAGCGGGCTGGGCGTGCAGGTCGACCACGTGCAGGCCATCAGCGGCACGCTGGACACCACCACCACCGTCAAGGCCAGCGTCCCCGTCGCCGAGAACGTCACCCTGACCGCCCGCGACGACATCACCTGGGGCGAGGGACAACGCGCCAGCCTGGGCCTCACCACCCGCCTGGGCGGCACGAACCTCAGCGTGAACTACGACCTGCCCGGCGCGGACGGCTGGGGCAACCGCGCCCGCATCGGCGTGGACACCACCCTGCCCGTCAGTGACCGCGCGGCGGTGGACCTGCGCGGCAGCCTGATCCTCGACACCGACGGCGACCCCCGCAATGACAGCAGCTGGAACGCCGGGGTGGGCGTGCGCTACAAGGCCGACACCCTGAGCGCCACCCTGGCCGCCGACGCCGCCCGCACCGACGCGGGCTTCAGCGTGGCCCTCAAGGGCGGCGCGACCTACAGCGTCAGTGACCAGCTCACCGTCAGCGCCGAAGGTCACCAGATCTTCGGTGTGGGCGCCGGGGCGAACCACGCCGTCTCGGGCGCGCTGCGCGCCGGGCCCTGGCAGGGCCTGAGCTACCTGCGCTACAAGGACGGCGCGCTCGCGGGCGGCACCCCGGAACTGATCGGCGAGGCGAACGTCGAGTACCACGTGCCCCGCTACGCCCTGCGCGCCGGACTGGCAGGCCGCGCCCTGCTGGCCCAGCCGGGCAGCGCCACCTACCAGGGCAGCCTGAGCGGCACGTACTACGTCACGGACCGGCTGGGCCTGGGCCTCGCCGCGCGCGGCCTGGTGCAGCCCGCCACCGGCAGCACCCTGCTGAGCGCCGGAGTGGAAGCCAGCTACCGCGCGCTGCCCGGCACCTGGCTGACCCTGGGGTACAACCCGGTGGGGTTCCAGGGCATCGGCACGAACGTGTACACCCGCCAGGGCGCGTACCTGCGCCTGGACCTGATGCTCGACGACGGACAGAGTCCCGCCCCCGCGCCCGACACCACCGGGGGGCGCTGA
- a CDS encoding DUF11 domain-containing protein produces MHILTTLRRLLPLAALSSLSLAAATTCTAAAPWVQSFNSNAALGSVQNHAYVTDVNTVTNTAGKYTFWKDIDRTGNGGYALYLNVANFEGKSGALLTTPRVLFQQVVNVPTGSRLTYQNYARTHATTPSQLRYEFVDTATGALLASMNGSVLTTGYTLQSVPAFSAPGSQVTVKVLTLKDGVSGDANVLKLDDLQLSCAPQPQLTLTKGSNGPWTVNQSGAAYTLTVTNSGSAATSGSVTVKDQLPTGIGAPASFTPATGWTCTTSAGLVTCTGTPNLTVGATATLSVPVTVAAEAAGTVTNRASVGGGGDPHPTPDPGTCTGTGGQCAVNTTTVTTTAPVCSKVYALAVAPGGTNLSGVTINELDVTTNAVGTQIAALSGTGSAITSATLGVSPDSKRFFVAADGSNRLWVYDTTLRGWYGGGTFTGVSGRLVRMAVTAGGTGYAMDSGGNIWSFATGSGSGYAVTSLGALTSTSSGAPSFKDNGDFFADSSGKLYMISAVTGSNAIDLWLVTPSGSSASAEYLGNFSSPAQDSQFNGIAAAPGGIYARDNLGRLVKLDLANVTYTPVGTATLGSTDLASCTYPVLAPSLNAVKSVTKVAGTGGDKVQPGDTLEYRVVIRNGGTLPAGGVTFSDALPAGTTYVPGSARVNGATSTVTNGAGTSLGGAAYPFAQPVGICSGPTTPCTTQVLKIDSTPATLDNEAVVTFRVTVNAPASYPASVRNTALVRYAGGPNGGVPSNEVVTPVFEPARLTVTKTVQNLTRGGPVGTSSSGNPGDVLEYCIATTNVGGLNATNISFSDMVPANTAFQVGGFAAGQDIRVVTPTGTAYYTAAADGDAGLLSGGKVTVQGGSFVLAPAQTVTICFRASIQ; encoded by the coding sequence ATGCACATCCTGACCACCCTGCGGCGCCTTCTGCCGCTGGCCGCCCTATCCAGCCTGAGCCTCGCCGCCGCGACCACCTGCACCGCCGCCGCGCCCTGGGTGCAGAGCTTCAACAGCAACGCCGCGCTGGGCAGCGTGCAGAACCATGCGTACGTCACGGACGTGAACACCGTGACGAACACCGCCGGGAAGTACACCTTCTGGAAGGACATCGACCGCACCGGCAACGGCGGCTACGCCCTGTACCTGAACGTCGCCAACTTCGAGGGCAAGAGCGGCGCGCTGCTCACCACGCCCCGCGTGCTGTTCCAGCAGGTCGTGAACGTCCCCACCGGGTCGCGCCTGACCTACCAGAACTACGCCCGCACGCACGCCACCACGCCCAGCCAGCTGCGCTACGAGTTCGTGGACACCGCCACCGGCGCCCTGCTGGCCAGCATGAACGGCAGCGTCCTGACGACCGGGTACACCCTCCAGAGCGTGCCCGCCTTCAGCGCGCCGGGCAGTCAGGTCACCGTGAAGGTCCTGACCCTGAAAGACGGCGTCAGCGGCGACGCGAACGTCCTGAAACTCGACGACCTGCAACTCAGCTGCGCGCCCCAGCCCCAGCTGACCCTCACCAAGGGCAGCAACGGCCCCTGGACCGTGAACCAGAGCGGCGCCGCGTACACCCTGACCGTCACGAACAGCGGCAGCGCGGCCACCTCGGGCAGCGTGACCGTGAAAGACCAGCTGCCCACCGGGATCGGCGCGCCCGCCTCCTTCACGCCCGCGACCGGCTGGACCTGCACCACCAGCGCCGGACTCGTGACCTGCACCGGCACCCCGAACCTGACGGTCGGCGCTACCGCCACCTTGAGCGTGCCCGTCACCGTCGCCGCCGAGGCGGCCGGGACGGTCACCAACCGCGCCAGTGTCGGCGGGGGCGGCGACCCCCACCCCACCCCCGACCCCGGCACCTGCACGGGTACAGGCGGGCAGTGCGCGGTGAACACCACCACCGTCACGACCACCGCGCCCGTCTGCTCGAAGGTGTACGCCCTGGCCGTCGCGCCCGGCGGCACGAACCTGAGCGGCGTGACCATCAACGAACTGGACGTCACCACGAATGCGGTCGGCACACAGATCGCCGCGCTGAGCGGCACCGGATCCGCGATCACCTCAGCCACGCTGGGCGTGTCACCCGACTCGAAACGCTTCTTTGTCGCCGCGGACGGCAGCAACCGCCTGTGGGTGTACGACACCACCCTGCGCGGCTGGTACGGGGGCGGCACCTTCACCGGCGTGAGCGGCCGACTGGTCCGCATGGCCGTCACCGCCGGCGGCACCGGCTACGCCATGGATTCCGGCGGGAACATCTGGTCGTTCGCGACCGGCAGCGGCAGCGGGTACGCCGTGACGTCCCTGGGCGCCCTGACCAGCACCTCCAGCGGCGCGCCCAGCTTCAAGGACAACGGGGACTTCTTCGCGGACAGCAGCGGCAAACTGTACATGATCAGCGCCGTGACCGGCTCGAACGCCATCGACCTGTGGCTGGTCACGCCGTCCGGCAGCAGCGCCAGCGCCGAGTACCTGGGGAACTTCAGCAGCCCCGCGCAGGACTCGCAGTTCAACGGGATCGCCGCCGCGCCGGGCGGCATCTACGCCCGTGACAACCTGGGCCGACTGGTGAAACTGGACCTCGCCAACGTCACGTACACCCCGGTCGGCACGGCCACGCTGGGGTCCACCGACCTGGCCAGCTGCACGTACCCGGTCCTGGCCCCCAGCCTGAACGCCGTCAAGAGCGTCACCAAGGTCGCGGGCACGGGCGGGGACAAGGTGCAGCCCGGCGACACCCTGGAGTACCGCGTCGTGATCCGCAACGGCGGCACCCTGCCCGCCGGGGGCGTGACCTTCAGCGACGCCCTGCCCGCCGGAACGACCTACGTGCCCGGCAGCGCCCGCGTGAACGGCGCGACGAGCACCGTCACGAACGGCGCGGGCACCAGCCTGGGCGGCGCGGCGTACCCCTTCGCGCAGCCGGTCGGCATCTGCTCTGGGCCGACCACGCCCTGTACCACGCAGGTACTGAAGATCGACAGCACGCCCGCCACGCTGGACAACGAGGCGGTCGTGACCTTCCGCGTGACCGTGAACGCACCCGCCAGCTACCCGGCCAGCGTGCGCAACACCGCCCTGGTGCGCTACGCGGGCGGCCCGAACGGTGGCGTGCCCAGCAACGAGGTCGTGACGCCCGTCTTCGAACCGGCGCGCCTGACCGTCACGAAGACCGTGCAGAACCTCACGCGGGGCGGCCCGGTCGGTACGAGCAGCAGCGGTAACCCCGGCGACGTCCTGGAGTACTGCATCGCCACGACGAACGTGGGCGGCCTGAACGCCACGAACATCAGCTTCAGCGACATGGTGCCCGCCAACACGGCCTTCCAGGTGGGCGGCTTCGCGGCCGGGCAGGACATCCGCGTGGTCACGCCGACCGGCACGGCGTACTACACCGCCGCCGCCGACGGGGACGCCGGACTGCTCAGCGGCGGGAAGGTCACGGTGCAGGGCGGCAGCTTCGTGCTGGCCCCCGCCCAGACCGTCACGATCTGCTTCCGCGCCAGCATCCAGTAG